Proteins encoded together in one Salmo trutta chromosome 3, fSalTru1.1, whole genome shotgun sequence window:
- the LOC115187598 gene encoding epithelial splicing regulatory protein 1 isoform X1, with translation MTAQVDYLAVLFTTTSGASGDLLGSDETELEQLVWQLVDLKNKKLGKVNEVLIRPEHSDLAEDCLGEREDSEESVSTVTGLEHALNLFHLRLTNEVNSLGAGTSVCVCTDGQLHIRQVLHPEAAGKNLALPECFNSFFDLRKEFRKHFPSADTKNLEVQKMAESLNITVEPVAVLDPTAVLDPTAVLDPTAVLSPVTAALQVQTMANIVLALLLEPLCHTFSNPERVTEKFESGTCSKMERVCDNTVIRARGLPWQSSDQDIARFFRGLNIAKGGAALCLNAQGRRNGEAMVRFISEEHRDMALQRHKHHMGNRYIEVYKATGEDFLKIAGGTSSEVALFLSREDQVIVRMRGLPFTATPDQVLAFFSQGEGPKEACPVSGDKDGILFVRFPDGRPTGDAFVLFASEEHAQCALRKHKDILGKRYIELFKSTAAEVQQVLNRYTSAPLIAVAPAPLVSMLPSVSLLPSPGGVRDCLRLRGLPYTATIEDILAFLGEYTHDIRPHGVHMVVNQQGRPSGDCFIQMRSAERAFSASQRVHKQVMSGPGQAGKRGVNSRYVEVFPCSAEEMGLVLMGGSLSHTHVHTHTRTRSGTGLSPPPCKSRRLSPPSYSFPPVPSILPAEAAGLFPPIGQVLLSPRPLGPGHAYYPASTQLYMNYTAYYPSPPGSPNTIGYYPSSTPLPSPGGVVRMHGLAYKELLNTIQGYQSPMEALPGLSSMIGQSSSGDALMPFPPLLTRQGGHYLDLNML, from the exons ATGACGGCTCAGGTAGACTACCTGGCGGTGTTGTTCACCACCACATCTGGTGCGAGCGGAGACCTCTTGGGTTCGGACGAGACGGAGCTCGAGCAGTTGGTGTGGCAGCTCGTGGACTTGAAGAACAAAAAG TTGGGAAAGGTGAATGAGGTGTTAATACGGCCTGAGCACTCGGACCTGGCAGAAGATTgtctgggggagagagaagacagcGAGGAGTCTGTCTCTACAGTCACAGGCTTGGAGCACGCGCTAAACCTG TTCCATCTGAGATTGACCAATGAGGTGAACAGCTTGGGCGCGGgcacgtcagtgtgtgtgtgtacggacgGGCAGCTCCACATTCGCCAGGTTCTCCACCCCGAAGCTGCGGGCAAG AACCTGGCACTGCCAGAATGTTTCAACTCCTTTTTTGACCTGAGGAAAGAGTTCAGGAAGCACTTCCCCTCTGCAGACACCAAGAACCTGGAGGTGCAGAAAATGGCAGAAT CTCTCAATATAACTGTGGAGCCAGTAGCCGTCCTGGATCCAACGGCCGTCCTGGATCCAACGGCCGTCCTGGATCCAACAGCCGTGTTGTCACCGGTCACAGCAGCACTGCAGGTCCAGACCATGGCCAACATCGTCCTAGCCCTGCTATTGGAACCCTTAT GTCACACATTCTCAAACCCAGAGAGAGTCACTGAGAAGTTTGAAAGCGGCACTTG cagtaagATGGAGCGTGTGTGTGACAACACAGTGATCAGAGCGAGGGGGTTGCCATGGCAGTCATCTGACCAGGACATCGCTCGCTTCTTCAGAGGACTCAACATTGCCAA AGGTGGCGCTGCGTTGTGTCTGAACGCCCAGGGTCGGAGGAACGGAGAGGCTATGGTCCgcttcatcagtgaagagcacagagACATGGCCCTGCAGAGACACAAACACCACATGGGCAACAGATACATAGAG GTGTACAAGGCAACAGGAGAGGACTTCCTGAAGATAGCAGGCGGTACCTCCAGTGAGGTGGCGTTGTTCCTGTCTCGTGAGGACCAGGTGATTGTCAGGATGAGAGGTCTTCCCTTCACCGCCACACCTGACCAGGTGCTGGCCTTCTTCTCCCAGGGGGAGGGGCCTAAAGAGGCGTGTCCTGTCAGTGGTGACAAGGATGGCATCCTATTTGTGCGTTTCCCTGATGGAAGGCCGACAGGCGACGCCTTTGTCCTATTCGCCAGTGAGGAGCATGCTCAGTGCGCTCTCAGGAAGCACAAAGACATCCTGGGAAAGAGATACATTGAGCTGTTCAAGAGCACCGCCGCTGAGGTGCAACAG gtGTTGAACCGGTACACGTCAGCCCCTCTGATCGCCGTGGCTCCAGCCCCCCTGGTGTCAATGTtgccctctgtgtctctgttgcCCTCTCCTGGTGGTGTGAGGGACTGCCTCAGGCTGAGGGGGCTGCCCTACACCGCCACCATAGAGGACATACTGGCCTTCCTAGGAGAATACACACACGACATCAGACCACACGGAGTACACATGGTGGTCaaccaacag GGTCGTCCGTCAGGGGACTGTTTCATCCAGATGCGTTCAGCGGAGCGGGCTTTCTCTGCCTCCCAGCGGGTCCACAAGCAGGTGATGTCTGGTCCGGGCCAGGCTGGCAAGCGAGGGGTTAACAGCCGCTATGTGGAGGTGTTCCCCTGTAGTGCTGAAGAGATGGGTCTGGTGTTGATGGGAGgatccctctcacacacacacgttcacacacacacccggACCAGGAGTGGGACAGGGCTCAGTCCGCCGCCATGTAAGTCCAGAC gtctgtctcctccctcctacTCCTTCCCACCCGTCCCTTCCATCCTGCCGGCTGAGGCTGCCGGCCTCTTCCCGCCCATTGGGCAGGTGCTGCTGAGCCCCCGCCCCCTAGGACCTGGACACGCCTACTACCCAGCTAGCACTCAGCTCTACATGAACTACACTGCATACTATCCCAG cccCCCAGGTTCTCCCAACACTATAGGGTActacccctcctccacccccctgccCTCCCCTGGGGGAGTGGTCCGTATGCATGGCCTCGCCTATAAAGAACTGCTCAACACCATTCAGGGATACCag
- the LOC115187598 gene encoding epithelial splicing regulatory protein 1 isoform X2 → MTAQVDYLAVLFTTTSGASGDLLGSDETELEQLVWQLVDLKNKKLGKVNEVLIRPEHSDLAEDCLGEREDSEESVSTVTGLEHALNLFHLRLTNEVNSLGAGTSVCVCTDGQLHIRQVLHPEAAGKNLALPECFNSFFDLRKEFRKHFPSADTKNLEVQKMAESLNITVEPVAVLDPTAVLDPTAVLDPTAVLSPVTAALQVQTMANIVLALLLEPLCHTFSNPERVTEKFESGTCSKMERVCDNTVIRARGLPWQSSDQDIARFFRGLNIAKGGAALCLNAQGRRNGEAMVRFISEEHRDMALQRHKHHMGNRYIEVYKATGEDFLKIAGGTSSEVALFLSREDQVIVRMRGLPFTATPDQVLAFFSQGEGPKEACPVSGDKDGILFVRFPDGRPTGDAFVLFASEEHAQCALRKHKDILGKRYIELFKSTAAEVQQVLNRYTSAPLIAVAPAPLVSMLPSVSLLPSPGGVRDCLRLRGLPYTATIEDILAFLGEYTHDIRPHGVHMVVNQQGRPSGDCFIQMRSAERAFSASQRVHKQVMSGPGQAGKRGVNSRYVEVFPCSAEEMGLVLMGGSLSHTHVHTHTRTRSGTGLSPPPCLSPPSYSFPPVPSILPAEAAGLFPPIGQVLLSPRPLGPGHAYYPASTQLYMNYTAYYPSPPGSPNTIGYYPSSTPLPSPGGVVRMHGLAYKELLNTIQGYQSPMEALPGLSSMIGQSSSGDALMPFPPLLTRQGGHYLDLNML, encoded by the exons ATGACGGCTCAGGTAGACTACCTGGCGGTGTTGTTCACCACCACATCTGGTGCGAGCGGAGACCTCTTGGGTTCGGACGAGACGGAGCTCGAGCAGTTGGTGTGGCAGCTCGTGGACTTGAAGAACAAAAAG TTGGGAAAGGTGAATGAGGTGTTAATACGGCCTGAGCACTCGGACCTGGCAGAAGATTgtctgggggagagagaagacagcGAGGAGTCTGTCTCTACAGTCACAGGCTTGGAGCACGCGCTAAACCTG TTCCATCTGAGATTGACCAATGAGGTGAACAGCTTGGGCGCGGgcacgtcagtgtgtgtgtgtacggacgGGCAGCTCCACATTCGCCAGGTTCTCCACCCCGAAGCTGCGGGCAAG AACCTGGCACTGCCAGAATGTTTCAACTCCTTTTTTGACCTGAGGAAAGAGTTCAGGAAGCACTTCCCCTCTGCAGACACCAAGAACCTGGAGGTGCAGAAAATGGCAGAAT CTCTCAATATAACTGTGGAGCCAGTAGCCGTCCTGGATCCAACGGCCGTCCTGGATCCAACGGCCGTCCTGGATCCAACAGCCGTGTTGTCACCGGTCACAGCAGCACTGCAGGTCCAGACCATGGCCAACATCGTCCTAGCCCTGCTATTGGAACCCTTAT GTCACACATTCTCAAACCCAGAGAGAGTCACTGAGAAGTTTGAAAGCGGCACTTG cagtaagATGGAGCGTGTGTGTGACAACACAGTGATCAGAGCGAGGGGGTTGCCATGGCAGTCATCTGACCAGGACATCGCTCGCTTCTTCAGAGGACTCAACATTGCCAA AGGTGGCGCTGCGTTGTGTCTGAACGCCCAGGGTCGGAGGAACGGAGAGGCTATGGTCCgcttcatcagtgaagagcacagagACATGGCCCTGCAGAGACACAAACACCACATGGGCAACAGATACATAGAG GTGTACAAGGCAACAGGAGAGGACTTCCTGAAGATAGCAGGCGGTACCTCCAGTGAGGTGGCGTTGTTCCTGTCTCGTGAGGACCAGGTGATTGTCAGGATGAGAGGTCTTCCCTTCACCGCCACACCTGACCAGGTGCTGGCCTTCTTCTCCCAGGGGGAGGGGCCTAAAGAGGCGTGTCCTGTCAGTGGTGACAAGGATGGCATCCTATTTGTGCGTTTCCCTGATGGAAGGCCGACAGGCGACGCCTTTGTCCTATTCGCCAGTGAGGAGCATGCTCAGTGCGCTCTCAGGAAGCACAAAGACATCCTGGGAAAGAGATACATTGAGCTGTTCAAGAGCACCGCCGCTGAGGTGCAACAG gtGTTGAACCGGTACACGTCAGCCCCTCTGATCGCCGTGGCTCCAGCCCCCCTGGTGTCAATGTtgccctctgtgtctctgttgcCCTCTCCTGGTGGTGTGAGGGACTGCCTCAGGCTGAGGGGGCTGCCCTACACCGCCACCATAGAGGACATACTGGCCTTCCTAGGAGAATACACACACGACATCAGACCACACGGAGTACACATGGTGGTCaaccaacag GGTCGTCCGTCAGGGGACTGTTTCATCCAGATGCGTTCAGCGGAGCGGGCTTTCTCTGCCTCCCAGCGGGTCCACAAGCAGGTGATGTCTGGTCCGGGCCAGGCTGGCAAGCGAGGGGTTAACAGCCGCTATGTGGAGGTGTTCCCCTGTAGTGCTGAAGAGATGGGTCTGGTGTTGATGGGAGgatccctctcacacacacacgttcacacacacacccggACCAGGAGTGGGACAGGGCTCAGTCCGCCGCCAT gtctgtctcctccctcctacTCCTTCCCACCCGTCCCTTCCATCCTGCCGGCTGAGGCTGCCGGCCTCTTCCCGCCCATTGGGCAGGTGCTGCTGAGCCCCCGCCCCCTAGGACCTGGACACGCCTACTACCCAGCTAGCACTCAGCTCTACATGAACTACACTGCATACTATCCCAG cccCCCAGGTTCTCCCAACACTATAGGGTActacccctcctccacccccctgccCTCCCCTGGGGGAGTGGTCCGTATGCATGGCCTCGCCTATAAAGAACTGCTCAACACCATTCAGGGATACCag
- the LOC115187598 gene encoding epithelial splicing regulatory protein 1 isoform X3, which yields MTAQVDYLAVLFTTTSGASGDLLGSDETELEQLVWQLVDLKNKKLGKVNEVLIRPEHSDLAEDCLGEREDSEESVSTVTGLEHALNLFHLRLTNEVNSLGAGTSVCVCTDGQLHIRQVLHPEAAGKNLALPECFNSFFDLRKEFRKHFPSADTKNLEVQKMAESLNITVEPVAVLDPTAVLDPTAVLDPTAVLSPVTAALQVQTMANIVLALLLEPLCHTFSNPERVTEKFESGTCSKMERVCDNTVIRARGLPWQSSDQDIARFFRGLNIAKGGAALCLNAQGRRNGEAMVRFISEEHRDMALQRHKHHMGNRYIEVYKATGEDFLKIAGGTSSEVALFLSREDQVIVRMRGLPFTATPDQVLAFFSQGEGPKEACPVSGDKDGILFVRFPDGRPTGDAFVLFASEEHAQCALRKHKDILGKRYIELFKSTAAEVQQVLNRYTSAPLIAVAPAPLVSMLPSVSLLPSPGGVRDCLRLRGLPYTATIEDILAFLGEYTHDIRPHGVHMVVNQQGRPSGDCFIQMRSAERAFSASQRVHKQVMSGPGQAGKRGVNSRYVEVFPCSAEEMGLVLMGGSLSHTHVHTHTRTRSGTGLSPPPCKSRRLSPPSYSFPPVPSILPAEAAGLFPPIGQVLLSPRPLGPGHAYYPASTQLYMNYTAYYPSPPGSPNTIGYYPSSTPLPSPGGVVRMHGLAYKELLNTIQGYQYATEDGLVHAHANMHDHDPSRTLLTQPKEWVCI from the exons ATGACGGCTCAGGTAGACTACCTGGCGGTGTTGTTCACCACCACATCTGGTGCGAGCGGAGACCTCTTGGGTTCGGACGAGACGGAGCTCGAGCAGTTGGTGTGGCAGCTCGTGGACTTGAAGAACAAAAAG TTGGGAAAGGTGAATGAGGTGTTAATACGGCCTGAGCACTCGGACCTGGCAGAAGATTgtctgggggagagagaagacagcGAGGAGTCTGTCTCTACAGTCACAGGCTTGGAGCACGCGCTAAACCTG TTCCATCTGAGATTGACCAATGAGGTGAACAGCTTGGGCGCGGgcacgtcagtgtgtgtgtgtacggacgGGCAGCTCCACATTCGCCAGGTTCTCCACCCCGAAGCTGCGGGCAAG AACCTGGCACTGCCAGAATGTTTCAACTCCTTTTTTGACCTGAGGAAAGAGTTCAGGAAGCACTTCCCCTCTGCAGACACCAAGAACCTGGAGGTGCAGAAAATGGCAGAAT CTCTCAATATAACTGTGGAGCCAGTAGCCGTCCTGGATCCAACGGCCGTCCTGGATCCAACGGCCGTCCTGGATCCAACAGCCGTGTTGTCACCGGTCACAGCAGCACTGCAGGTCCAGACCATGGCCAACATCGTCCTAGCCCTGCTATTGGAACCCTTAT GTCACACATTCTCAAACCCAGAGAGAGTCACTGAGAAGTTTGAAAGCGGCACTTG cagtaagATGGAGCGTGTGTGTGACAACACAGTGATCAGAGCGAGGGGGTTGCCATGGCAGTCATCTGACCAGGACATCGCTCGCTTCTTCAGAGGACTCAACATTGCCAA AGGTGGCGCTGCGTTGTGTCTGAACGCCCAGGGTCGGAGGAACGGAGAGGCTATGGTCCgcttcatcagtgaagagcacagagACATGGCCCTGCAGAGACACAAACACCACATGGGCAACAGATACATAGAG GTGTACAAGGCAACAGGAGAGGACTTCCTGAAGATAGCAGGCGGTACCTCCAGTGAGGTGGCGTTGTTCCTGTCTCGTGAGGACCAGGTGATTGTCAGGATGAGAGGTCTTCCCTTCACCGCCACACCTGACCAGGTGCTGGCCTTCTTCTCCCAGGGGGAGGGGCCTAAAGAGGCGTGTCCTGTCAGTGGTGACAAGGATGGCATCCTATTTGTGCGTTTCCCTGATGGAAGGCCGACAGGCGACGCCTTTGTCCTATTCGCCAGTGAGGAGCATGCTCAGTGCGCTCTCAGGAAGCACAAAGACATCCTGGGAAAGAGATACATTGAGCTGTTCAAGAGCACCGCCGCTGAGGTGCAACAG gtGTTGAACCGGTACACGTCAGCCCCTCTGATCGCCGTGGCTCCAGCCCCCCTGGTGTCAATGTtgccctctgtgtctctgttgcCCTCTCCTGGTGGTGTGAGGGACTGCCTCAGGCTGAGGGGGCTGCCCTACACCGCCACCATAGAGGACATACTGGCCTTCCTAGGAGAATACACACACGACATCAGACCACACGGAGTACACATGGTGGTCaaccaacag GGTCGTCCGTCAGGGGACTGTTTCATCCAGATGCGTTCAGCGGAGCGGGCTTTCTCTGCCTCCCAGCGGGTCCACAAGCAGGTGATGTCTGGTCCGGGCCAGGCTGGCAAGCGAGGGGTTAACAGCCGCTATGTGGAGGTGTTCCCCTGTAGTGCTGAAGAGATGGGTCTGGTGTTGATGGGAGgatccctctcacacacacacgttcacacacacacccggACCAGGAGTGGGACAGGGCTCAGTCCGCCGCCATGTAAGTCCAGAC gtctgtctcctccctcctacTCCTTCCCACCCGTCCCTTCCATCCTGCCGGCTGAGGCTGCCGGCCTCTTCCCGCCCATTGGGCAGGTGCTGCTGAGCCCCCGCCCCCTAGGACCTGGACACGCCTACTACCCAGCTAGCACTCAGCTCTACATGAACTACACTGCATACTATCCCAG cccCCCAGGTTCTCCCAACACTATAGGGTActacccctcctccacccccctgccCTCCCCTGGGGGAGTGGTCCGTATGCATGGCCTCGCCTATAAAGAACTGCTCAACACCATTCAGGGATACCag
- the LOC115187598 gene encoding epithelial splicing regulatory protein 1 isoform X4, whose product MTAQVDYLAVLFTTTSGASGDLLGSDETELEQLVWQLVDLKNKKLGKVNEVLIRPEHSDLAEDCLGEREDSEESVSTVTGLEHALNLFHLRLTNEVNSLGAGTSVCVCTDGQLHIRQVLHPEAAGKNLALPECFNSFFDLRKEFRKHFPSADTKNLEVQKMAESLNITVEPVAVLDPTAVLDPTAVLDPTAVLSPVTAALQVQTMANIVLALLLEPLCHTFSNPERVTEKFESGTCSKMERVCDNTVIRARGLPWQSSDQDIARFFRGLNIAKGGAALCLNAQGRRNGEAMVRFISEEHRDMALQRHKHHMGNRYIEVYKATGEDFLKIAGGTSSEVALFLSREDQVIVRMRGLPFTATPDQVLAFFSQGEGPKEACPVSGDKDGILFVRFPDGRPTGDAFVLFASEEHAQCALRKHKDILGKRYIELFKSTAAEVQQVLNRYTSAPLIAVAPAPLVSMLPSVSLLPSPGGVRDCLRLRGLPYTATIEDILAFLGEYTHDIRPHGVHMVVNQQGRPSGDCFIQMRSAERAFSASQRVHKQVMSGPGQAGKRGVNSRYVEVFPCSAEEMGLVLMGGSLSHTHVHTHTRTRSGTGLSPPPCLSPPSYSFPPVPSILPAEAAGLFPPIGQVLLSPRPLGPGHAYYPASTQLYMNYTAYYPSPPGSPNTIGYYPSSTPLPSPGGVVRMHGLAYKELLNTIQGYQYATEDGLVHAHANMHDHDPSRTLLTQPKEWVCI is encoded by the exons ATGACGGCTCAGGTAGACTACCTGGCGGTGTTGTTCACCACCACATCTGGTGCGAGCGGAGACCTCTTGGGTTCGGACGAGACGGAGCTCGAGCAGTTGGTGTGGCAGCTCGTGGACTTGAAGAACAAAAAG TTGGGAAAGGTGAATGAGGTGTTAATACGGCCTGAGCACTCGGACCTGGCAGAAGATTgtctgggggagagagaagacagcGAGGAGTCTGTCTCTACAGTCACAGGCTTGGAGCACGCGCTAAACCTG TTCCATCTGAGATTGACCAATGAGGTGAACAGCTTGGGCGCGGgcacgtcagtgtgtgtgtgtacggacgGGCAGCTCCACATTCGCCAGGTTCTCCACCCCGAAGCTGCGGGCAAG AACCTGGCACTGCCAGAATGTTTCAACTCCTTTTTTGACCTGAGGAAAGAGTTCAGGAAGCACTTCCCCTCTGCAGACACCAAGAACCTGGAGGTGCAGAAAATGGCAGAAT CTCTCAATATAACTGTGGAGCCAGTAGCCGTCCTGGATCCAACGGCCGTCCTGGATCCAACGGCCGTCCTGGATCCAACAGCCGTGTTGTCACCGGTCACAGCAGCACTGCAGGTCCAGACCATGGCCAACATCGTCCTAGCCCTGCTATTGGAACCCTTAT GTCACACATTCTCAAACCCAGAGAGAGTCACTGAGAAGTTTGAAAGCGGCACTTG cagtaagATGGAGCGTGTGTGTGACAACACAGTGATCAGAGCGAGGGGGTTGCCATGGCAGTCATCTGACCAGGACATCGCTCGCTTCTTCAGAGGACTCAACATTGCCAA AGGTGGCGCTGCGTTGTGTCTGAACGCCCAGGGTCGGAGGAACGGAGAGGCTATGGTCCgcttcatcagtgaagagcacagagACATGGCCCTGCAGAGACACAAACACCACATGGGCAACAGATACATAGAG GTGTACAAGGCAACAGGAGAGGACTTCCTGAAGATAGCAGGCGGTACCTCCAGTGAGGTGGCGTTGTTCCTGTCTCGTGAGGACCAGGTGATTGTCAGGATGAGAGGTCTTCCCTTCACCGCCACACCTGACCAGGTGCTGGCCTTCTTCTCCCAGGGGGAGGGGCCTAAAGAGGCGTGTCCTGTCAGTGGTGACAAGGATGGCATCCTATTTGTGCGTTTCCCTGATGGAAGGCCGACAGGCGACGCCTTTGTCCTATTCGCCAGTGAGGAGCATGCTCAGTGCGCTCTCAGGAAGCACAAAGACATCCTGGGAAAGAGATACATTGAGCTGTTCAAGAGCACCGCCGCTGAGGTGCAACAG gtGTTGAACCGGTACACGTCAGCCCCTCTGATCGCCGTGGCTCCAGCCCCCCTGGTGTCAATGTtgccctctgtgtctctgttgcCCTCTCCTGGTGGTGTGAGGGACTGCCTCAGGCTGAGGGGGCTGCCCTACACCGCCACCATAGAGGACATACTGGCCTTCCTAGGAGAATACACACACGACATCAGACCACACGGAGTACACATGGTGGTCaaccaacag GGTCGTCCGTCAGGGGACTGTTTCATCCAGATGCGTTCAGCGGAGCGGGCTTTCTCTGCCTCCCAGCGGGTCCACAAGCAGGTGATGTCTGGTCCGGGCCAGGCTGGCAAGCGAGGGGTTAACAGCCGCTATGTGGAGGTGTTCCCCTGTAGTGCTGAAGAGATGGGTCTGGTGTTGATGGGAGgatccctctcacacacacacgttcacacacacacccggACCAGGAGTGGGACAGGGCTCAGTCCGCCGCCAT gtctgtctcctccctcctacTCCTTCCCACCCGTCCCTTCCATCCTGCCGGCTGAGGCTGCCGGCCTCTTCCCGCCCATTGGGCAGGTGCTGCTGAGCCCCCGCCCCCTAGGACCTGGACACGCCTACTACCCAGCTAGCACTCAGCTCTACATGAACTACACTGCATACTATCCCAG cccCCCAGGTTCTCCCAACACTATAGGGTActacccctcctccacccccctgccCTCCCCTGGGGGAGTGGTCCGTATGCATGGCCTCGCCTATAAAGAACTGCTCAACACCATTCAGGGATACCag